TCACCCCAAATCTAATTGGCACATTTTTTTCTTTTGCTGATTTTATAATTAATTTGAGATTTTCTAAATTTTTTATATTCCCAGGATTTATTCTTAATCCATCTACTCCAAGTTCAATAGATTTTAAAGCTAATTTATAGTCAAAGTGAATATCAGCAACCAAGGGTATATTTATTTCCTTCATTATCAACGGTAACGAGTAACATGATTCTAATTCCGGAACAGCCACTCTTACAAGTTCGCAGCCTTCTTTTTCCATTTTTATTATCTGGGATACTGTATCTGATATATTCTTTGTATCAGTATTCGTCATGGATTGAACCGAAATTGGAGCATCTCCTCCAATTTCCAAGTTACCTACCTTTACGATCCTGGTCTGTCTTCTCATATACATTGCTATAACTTCCTTCTTTTCTACTTTACAAAAATTCTTAAAATATCTTTATATGTTGCAATGATAAAAATAGCTGCCATAATGGATATTCCTATTAAATACATAAAGCTTATTTTTCTCGCTTCTAAAGGTTTACCTCTTATTTTTTCTATCGCTAAAATTATTATATGCCCACCATCCAAGATGGGTATGGGAAGAAGATTGAATAATCCTATAAATATACTTAAAATTGCAGTAAAATATAACAGGTTTAAGAAGCCTAATTTTGCTGCTTCTCCTGTCATTTGAGCAATGCCTAAGGGTCCTGCTATCTCAACAGGAACTTTTCCAGTGATCATCTCCAAAGTATTAGAGAATATTAGCGTTATAATATTCAAAGTGACCATTAATCCCTTGGCAAAGGCTCTAAAAATATTAATCCTCTCGGCAGATATCCCAAAAGTAATTCCAATTAATCCCTTTTTATAATCCTCATTATATTCCGGAATTGCAAAAACATTAATGATTTCCCCTTCTCTATCCAAAGTTATTTGCAGTTCTTCTCCTGAACTATTATTTATAACATTGGCGATTTTATCGGGATCTTCCATTTTTATTGAGCCGATTGCTATAATTTTATCTCCGGAAAGAATTCCAGCTTGTTCAGCTGGACCCTTTTCAACAACTGTTGATACATAATTAGTCACTACCGGAATTCCATTTACAAAAAAAATAATACTGAATATAACAACTGCAGTAATAATATT
The sequence above is a segment of the Candidatus Atribacteria bacterium genome. Coding sequences within it:
- a CDS encoding 4-hydroxy-3-methylbut-2-en-1-yl diphosphate synthase, with amino-acid sequence MRRQTRIVKVGNLEIGGDAPISVQSMTNTDTKNISDTVSQIIKMEKEGCELVRVAVPELESCYSLPLIMKEINIPLVADIHFDYKLALKSIELGVDGLRINPGNIKNLENLKLIIKSAKEKNVPIRFGVNSGSLDKNILKMHKKVTPEALIESAKNIIKILEEVDYHNIIFS
- the rseP gene encoding RIP metalloprotease RseP, coding for MLTVIAFIFVFSILIFFHELGHFIAAKSSGVKVYKFAFGFGPKILGFIKNQTEYLICLIPLGGYVKMAGEMGQEDDKEKLEEVPEEQRFDKKSLGIRALIVGLGPFMNIITAVVIFSIIFFVNGIPVVTNYVSTVVEKGPAEQAGILSGDKIIAIGSIKMEDPDKIANVINNSSGEELQITLDREGEIINVFAIPEYNEDYKKGLIGITFGISAERINIFRAFAKGLMVTLNIITLIFSNTLEMITGKVPVEIAGPLGIAQMTGEAAKLGFLNLLYFTAILSIFIGLFNLLPIPILDGGHIIILAIEKIRGKPLEARKISFMYLIGISIMAAIFIIATYKDILRIFVK